The following are encoded together in the Zingiber officinale cultivar Zhangliang chromosome 8A, Zo_v1.1, whole genome shotgun sequence genome:
- the LOC122009901 gene encoding protein SINE1-like — translation MGRSLSPLLRQELANLDKDADSRRSAMKALKTYAKDLDSKAIPHFLAEVSDTNSAPSVECTISLYEVLARVHGKNIVPQIDNIMSTIMHTLSSSGGSFPLHQACSKVVPAIARYGIDPSMQENEKTRIISSLCKPLSDAVMGTQESLASGAALCLKALVESGNWRFASDELVNEVCLKVAGALEEKATQTNAHMGLVMALAKHNGLIAEAFARSLVRSGLQILATGASESNSQRRLSAIQMINFLMKCVDPRSIASEVFRIIDVMDKCQADDKMPFVRGAAFEALQTAKALGSQKGSRHEISSSPLVGSNFHRRNAKSPLRSRNFSPVRFCSPESQTIESCVTNDAFADSPASVFQAPCEIAHNGRRASRRLWSHDDCAVDVSLKDGLFLKSCSRTDSKFTDFDESFKGKPSDQIDEISGDFSGFMQVSESNLAREDTTPPNPQRSRPQLTIDEIKIYSTPRKLIRSLQESTGNKSECTNSLNNGVLVHQSSNEVEWKQTDIVGSDSQSQNVTANSHGRRFENEGQLGMLNNIKDSKEGQDGSESVSSTADVLESSMCVVLHGDQNILTTNNRRAKYGTTMLGFLSGAFVVIIAMIFLLMMTENDEPPYGLVPT, via the exons ATGGGAAGAAGTCTCAGTCCGTTGCTCCGGCAGGAGCTAGCCAACCTCGACAAGGACGCAGATAGCCGCAGATCCGCCATGAAAGCTCTTAAAACCTACGCCAAAGATTTGGACTCCAAAGCTATCCCGCACTTCCTCGCGGAAGTCTCAGACACCAATAGTGCACCTTCCGTTGAGTGTACAATCTCCCTCTATGAAGTTCTTGCTAGAGTCCATGGCAAAAACATCGTTCCTCAGATAGATAACATCATGTCCACCATCATGCACACCCTATCCTCCAGTGGAGGATCTTTTCCTCTCCACCAGGCCTGCTCCAAGGTAGTCCCTGCAATCGCCCGGTATGGAATCGATCCGTCAATGCAGGAAAATGAGAAGACGAGGATAATCTCCTCGCTTTGCAAGCCTCTTTCTGATGCTGTGATGGGCACGCAAGAGAGTCTTGCATCAGGGGCTGCACTCTGCTTGAAAGCCCTTGTTGAATCAGGAAATTGGAGGTTTGCATCAGATGAGTTGGTGAATGAGGTCTGCTTGAAAGTCGCGGGGGCTCTGGAAGAGAAGGCGACCCAAACCAATGCCCATATGGGTTTGGTGATGGCCTTGGCAAAGCACAATGGCTTGATCGCTGAGGCTTTTGCGAGATCGCTTGTCCGATCTGGCTTGCAGATATTAGCGACTGGTGCTTCTGAAAGCAACTCCCAGAGGCGCCTCTCTGCAATTCAAATGATCAACTTCTTGATGAAGTGTGTCGATCCCAGAAGCATTGCCTCAGAGGTATTTAGGATAATTGATGTCATGGATAAATGCCAAGCTGATGACAAGATGCCATTTGTGAGGGGAGCAGCATTTGAGGCGCTCCAGACCGCAAAGGCACTGGGCTCGCAGAAGGGATCGAGACATGAGATAAGTTCGAGTCCACTGGTCGGCTCCAACTTCCATAGGAGAAACGCGAAGAGTCCTTTAAGATCAAGAAATTTCTCTCCTGTTCGATTTTGTTCCCCAGAGTCTCAGACTATTGAGTCTTGTGTCACCAATGATGCATTTGCTGATTCACCTGCTTCAGTTTTTCAAGCTCCTTGTGAAATTGCACATAACGGAAGGCGTGCTTCAAGGAGGCTGTGGAGCCATGATGACTGTGCTGTGGATGTTTCGTTGAAGGATGGCTTGTTCTTAAAATCTTGTTCACGTACCGACAGCAAATTCACTGATTTTGATGAGAGCTTTAAAGGTAAGCCAAGTGATCAAATTGACGAAATTTCAGGAGATTTCTCTGGGTTTATGCAAGTCAGTGAGTCCAACTTAGCACGAGAAGATACCACTCCACCAAATCCTCAG AGGTCCAGGCCACAGCTCACGATAGATGAGATCAAAATATACTCAACACCAAGAAAGCTCATTAGATCTCTTCAGGAATCTACTGGTAATAAGTCTGAGTGTACTAATAGTCTAAACAATGGCGTGCTAGTTCATCAGTCATCAAATGAGGTTGAATGGAAACAAACAGATATTGTTGGCAGCGATAGTCAGTCTCAAAATGTTACTGCCAACAGCCATGGAAGAAGATTTGAGAATGAGGGTCAGTTGGGGATGCTGAACAATATCAAGGACAGTAAAGAAGGGCAAGATGGCAGTGAATCAGTTTCATCTACTGCTGATGTCCTTGAAAGCAGCATGTGTGTAGTGTTACATGGAGATCAGAATATATTAACTACGAACAATAGAAGAGCAAAGTATGGTACTACAATGCTAGGATTTCTTTCGGGTGCATTTGTGGTAATTATAGCAATGATCTTTTTATTGATGATGACCGAGAATGATGAGCCTCCCTATGGCTTGGTTCCTACTTGA
- the LOC122012328 gene encoding photosynthetic NDH subunit of subcomplex B 2, chloroplastic-like, whose product MASLLSLHLPKPAPIRSVSAVPLTTATESLQDRFGRKGIKFNDSGVELSVRNGSSLQIRIPDGLITSYKPKVYWKDDGFEEVLFTVGNEESGEAPRGGLGLVLKTSSSGSSWSASEWVVKDADSDSFDAVQVELSCANGDGSLDITYVVSLFPLSMATAVILKNTGKKPVELSSAMLSHLRFKSRRGCAIHGLRGCSYLPHPPPSSSFGVLSPEEAMEPEPPSFLESLGFGNGDGDKPKDWAVEDDLYTILRGKLSRVYSAPPEERVKRIYNTPPSKYTTIDQGSGLGFRVIRMGYEDIYLSSPGSFSKKYGKDYFICTGSASMLVPVVVNPENEWRAAQMIEHDNL is encoded by the exons ATGGCCTCCCTCCTCTCTCTCCATCTCCCCAAGCCCGCCCCCATCCGATCTGTTTCCGCCGTCCCTCTTACCACCGCTACCGAATCTCTCCAGGACCGCTTCGGCCGGAAGGGCATCAAGTTCAACGACTCCGGCGTCGAGCTCTCCGTCAGGAACGGAAGCTCCCTCCAGATCCGGATCCCCGACGGCCTCATCACGTCCTACAAGCCCAAGGTATACTGGAAGGACGACGGCTTCGAGGAGGTGCTCTTCACCGTGGGCAATGAAGAGTCCGGCGAGGCCCCTCGAGGCGGCCTTGGGTTAGTTCTTAAGACGAGCTCTAGTGGCTCTTCCTGGAGCGCTTCGGAGTGGGTCGTGAAGGACGCCGACTCGGACTCCTTCGACGCCGTCCAG GTGGAATTGAGCTGCGCCAATGGAGACGGCTCCCTGGACATTACCTACGTCGTCTCCCTCTTCCCCCTGAGCATGGCTACCGCGGTCATCCTCAAGAACACGGGGAAGAAACCAGTGGAGCTCAGCAGCGCCATGCTGAGCCACCTCAGGTTCAAAAGCCGACGCGGGTGTGCGATTCACGGCCTCAGAGGCTGTTCCTACCTCCCTCATCCGCCTCCCTCCTCAAGCTTCGGCGTCTTGTCTCCAGAAGAGGCCATGGAGCCGGAGCCTCCTTCCTTCCTGGAATCTCTGGGCTTTGGAAATGGCGATGGCGACAAGCCCAAGGACTGGGCCGTGGAGGATGATCTGTATACGATATTGAGAGGCAAATTGAGCAGGGTTTATTCCGCCCCGCCTgaggagagagtgaagaggatcTATAACACCCCGCCTTCCAAGTACACTACCATCGATCAG GGCAGCGGTCTTGGATTCAGGGTGATAAGAATGGGGTATGAGGACATCTATCTGAGCTCTCCTGGCTCTTTCTCCAAAAAATATGGCAAGGACTACTTCATATGCACCGGCTCGGCTTCAATGCTTGTTCCTGTAGTTGTGAACCCGGAAAATGAATGGAGAGCGGCCCAGATGATCGAGCATGATAATTTGTAG